GGGGGGAAGGGATCGATTGTACTGCGTCGACCTATACCAACACCGATAGGTCGTACGAAGACCAATTCATGGACATTTTTGGCAATGCCGTTAAAAGTCGATTGGTCAGTGATGTGCCAGTAGGAACGTTTAATAGTGGTGGGGTTGATTCCAGTCTGGTCACTGCACTGGTGAGATCTTTTAAGGCCGATGATCTGCATACGTTTTCAGTCGGGTTTGAAGAAAGTACGCACGATGAAAGTAAATATTCTGCCATCGTGTCGCAGAGATACAATACCAACCACCACGCGCTAGTCATCAATCAAGAAGACTACTCAAAGGAGCTCTATAAGACTCTTTGGCATTTGGAAGAGCCCATCAATCATCCCCACACAGTACAAATTCGGCTTCTCAGTAAATTGGCCAAAGAATTCGTGACGGTCGTGTTGACTGGCGAAGGGGCAGATGAGGTGTTTGGCGGATACCCTAGATATAAGATAGTTAAGCTGGGTAAGCTGGTGAAACTAATGCCGGCGTTTGCATCAACAGGAGCGGCAAAGGTTCTGAGTCATACTGGAGAGAGAAGAATCGTTAAACTGGCTGGAAGCCTCGGTAGGGACGAATCCGAACAAGCGGTGCTCAATTCAATGTTTGTTCCGACGCATGAAACCGTGAGGGTTTTTCCAGAGGGGCTAGACATTCGGGGCAGAAGAGCGTTGTATGATGATCGTTTTCTCGACCCCGGCGATTCCATCAATAGGCTCTTATATTATGAACAACGAACCTATTTACCTTCCTTGTTACACAGGTTAGATCGAATGAGTATGGCTGCTAGCATTGAGGCAAGGGTGCCTTTCTTAGACTATCGCCTTGTCGAATGGAGCTACAAACTCAACTCAAATGTAAAGATAAGAAGGTTTGTTAACAAATGGATCGTAAAAAAGGCGGCTGAGCGATGGCTCCCTCGGGAAATCATTTACAGGAAGAAGTTCGGTTTTGACGTCCCGGTCGCAGAATGGTTGAGGAATAGGAAGGCACTTGGTACGCACCTCGATCTACTGAGAGATGCAACCTTTCGGAATAGAGGCTATTTTGACCACAAGACCGTACTCGCGCTGATAGAGGACCATTTGAGCGGAGAATCAGATCATGCAGAGATCTTGTGGGGTCTGCTTGGTTTTGAAATGTGGTGTCGTCTATTTATCGATCAAAAGATAGAAGAGATCAATAATGCATGAGGTTTAGCAAATCTGAAAGGGAAGACTCATTGTCGGAAGCTATCTGGATTGCATGGGAAAAGCACGTTAGGAACCAGTCACTAAGCGCACAGCTAGGGGTTGAGTTGCACGCATTACTGAGTGAGCGAGTGCGGCTGTTGCGGTATCTAACCTGCATCGTTAGAACGATACATCTCATTGAACAGCGCCGCCCCTATGTTGTCTTTGCCCCAAACCCTTCAATTGTTCTCACGTGTCTGTTGCTTGGACTGAAATTTGTGTTGGGATATCGCTTTGCCACCGACGCACACTATGCTGGTATTGTGGCAACGAATGGGAGTTGGATGGTTCAAAAGGTTCTAGATTTCTGTAATCGTCATGCTGATCTGGTCATAGTGACCAATGAGGAGCACCAACGATATGTGAGGAGTATTGGAGGGAGTGCGGTTGTATGTGAAGATCCACTTCCAGATATTCAACGCTACGCCAAAGATGTGGACGAGAAAACCAAGAGAATATTCTGCATTTGTTCTTTTGATGTAGATGAACCATACGTTGAGATATTCCATGCAGCTGAAATTTTGCAGGCTGAAGGATACTCATTCTATGTTTCTGGGAACTATAAGCGAGCTGGCGTTGTTCGCGAACAGTGGCCACATGTAAATGTTCTTGGCTATGTATCCGTTGAAGAG
The Nitrospira sp. genome window above contains:
- a CDS encoding glycosyltransferase; the encoded protein is MRFSKSEREDSLSEAIWIAWEKHVRNQSLSAQLGVELHALLSERVRLLRYLTCIVRTIHLIEQRRPYVVFAPNPSIVLTCLLLGLKFVLGYRFATDAHYAGIVATNGSWMVQKVLDFCNRHADLVIVTNEEHQRYVRSIGGSAVVCEDPLPDIQRYAKDVDEKTKRIFCICSFDVDEPYVEIFHAAEILQAEGYSFYVSGNYKRAGVVREQWPHVNVLGYVSVEEFYLRLAESQVVVDLTMQENCLLCGAYEAMALNKPLVTSKTMVLQEYFTGGAVFVRHEPEAIAEGIRKAYNKRGELKQEIEEWKRDAHAKNRDRIEKIRRFMNLGTQAVERA
- the asnB gene encoding asparagine synthase (glutamine-hydrolyzing), which codes for MCGIVGILNRDMQRPIDRAILEKMTDMMSHRGPDERGIYIRGNIGLGHRRLSIIDLASGQQPMVDTERGRVISYNGEIYNYRSIQDSVLATKGVKWHTSSDTEVLLQLADLDTFMWLESLNGMFAFAVWEEKAKRLLLARDRLGVKPLYYVDLGISVAFASEIKPLLVFPGVQRKVNEKKIPEYLAFRNIAGEETFFEGIRQLPAGHVMILEPSSYRPRIAKYWGEGIDCTASTYTNTDRSYEDQFMDIFGNAVKSRLVSDVPVGTFNSGGVDSSLVTALVRSFKADDLHTFSVGFEESTHDESKYSAIVSQRYNTNHHALVINQEDYSKELYKTLWHLEEPINHPHTVQIRLLSKLAKEFVTVVLTGEGADEVFGGYPRYKIVKLGKLVKLMPAFASTGAAKVLSHTGERRIVKLAGSLGRDESEQAVLNSMFVPTHETVRVFPEGLDIRGRRALYDDRFLDPGDSINRLLYYEQRTYLPSLLHRLDRMSMAASIEARVPFLDYRLVEWSYKLNSNVKIRRFVNKWIVKKAAERWLPREIIYRKKFGFDVPVAEWLRNRKALGTHLDLLRDATFRNRGYFDHKTVLALIEDHLSGESDHAEILWGLLGFEMWCRLFIDQKIEEINNA